The following are encoded together in the Desulfovibrio desulfuricans DSM 642 genome:
- a CDS encoding NAD(P)H-dependent glycerol-3-phosphate dehydrogenase produces the protein MSNPEICVAGGGSWGTALAHLLAGNGYKTCLWLRDAAVAEAVRNGHENPRYLPGFALHPSLDATTDPAAMGREIVVLAVPCQQLRGWLAANASFFRKNVVLVNAAKGIETTNLATCAEVTEQSLGHLAPRYAALSGPSFAADVLRGLPTAVVLATADEALGHLLQQIFSGSAFRCYSSTDVMGVEMGGAVKNVMAIAAGVCDGLGLGHNSRAALITRGLAEMSRLGVARGAQPHTFMGLSGLGDLTLTCTGDLSRNRQVGLRLGRGEKLEHITTSLGMVAEGVKTTAAIHELARRLEVDAPLTDAVYSILYEDCDPQEVLHNLMSRRLRDE, from the coding sequence ATGTCCAATCCTGAAATCTGCGTTGCTGGCGGCGGGAGCTGGGGCACGGCCCTGGCGCACCTGCTGGCGGGAAACGGCTACAAGACCTGCCTCTGGCTACGCGATGCCGCAGTGGCCGAGGCTGTGCGCAACGGGCACGAAAACCCGCGCTATCTGCCGGGCTTTGCCCTGCATCCCAGCCTTGACGCTACCACTGACCCTGCCGCCATGGGGCGGGAAATAGTTGTGCTGGCGGTTCCCTGCCAGCAGTTGCGGGGCTGGCTTGCCGCCAACGCCTCCTTCTTTCGCAAAAACGTGGTGCTGGTAAATGCCGCCAAGGGCATTGAGACCACAAACCTCGCCACGTGCGCTGAGGTGACGGAGCAGAGCCTTGGGCATCTTGCACCCCGCTACGCGGCACTTTCCGGGCCATCTTTTGCAGCGGACGTTCTGCGCGGTCTGCCCACGGCCGTGGTTCTGGCTACGGCGGACGAAGCTCTGGGGCACCTGCTGCAACAGATATTTTCCGGCAGCGCTTTTCGCTGCTATTCCAGCACCGATGTGATGGGCGTTGAAATGGGCGGCGCGGTCAAAAACGTCATGGCCATAGCTGCTGGCGTTTGCGACGGCCTCGGCCTTGGGCACAACAGCCGCGCGGCGCTCATTACCCGTGGCCTTGCTGAAATGAGCCGTCTGGGTGTTGCCCGAGGGGCACAGCCGCATACCTTCATGGGGCTTTCAGGCCTTGGCGACCTCACCCTCACCTGCACGGGCGACCTTTCACGAAACCGCCAGGTAGGCCTGCGGCTGGGGCGCGGTGAAAAGCTTGAACATATCACGACCAGCCTTGGCATGGTGGCCGAAGGTGTTAAAACCACAGCCGCCATTCACGAGCTTGCCCGCAGGCTTGAAGTTGACGCGCCTCTTACAGACGCTGTGTACAGCATCCTGTATGAAGACTGTGACCCTCAGGAGGTGCTGCACAATCTTATGTCCCGCCGCTTGCGTGACGAATAG
- a CDS encoding M99 family carboxypeptidase catalytic domain-containing protein — MQIQTTRIISIFCAVKGCFQALLFFFLCCFLAAAPAAASPGNFTLDFTTIRLGDDAPELTQAIPAIVRADGSDTATASADAATRMAAPAAPVVLVVGGIQGDEPGGFSAATLLTTHYTIRKGVLWVVPNLNFPSIIKRSRGLHGDMNRKFAKLDNRDPEFDTVRRIQELISHPRVGLVLNLHDGSGYYRPTFEDKLRNPNRWGQSVIIDQEALDGVFMGSLGNEAREAAESANSKLLSPQHALHVHNTRTAEGDHEMDRSLSYYAVRQGKAAFGLEASKEFPVEVRAYYHLLMVESFLAQAGVEFTRGFALTPEGVREALLDKLGVTFADNKVFLPLEDVRPAINLLPLSKDAPAQAVTSKPIMAVLPCAKGEEGQYCVHYGNRMITLIRPDWREMDHSITGMRVLADGHETEAPFGQVLEVSKSLLVQPAEGYRVNAIGHDSGRKDESGEVMTLKDFQSRFSVDRQGRLYRVEVYKDQRFSGMFLVRFGSGSNRLTSKETPSIPKDRLPDKPGQESNLGF, encoded by the coding sequence ATGCAAATACAAACCACTCGCATCATCAGCATATTTTGCGCGGTCAAGGGCTGTTTTCAAGCCCTTCTGTTCTTTTTCCTGTGCTGTTTTTTGGCGGCTGCTCCCGCAGCGGCGTCACCCGGCAACTTTACGCTGGACTTTACAACTATCCGGCTGGGCGATGACGCGCCGGAACTGACGCAGGCCATACCCGCAATTGTGCGCGCTGACGGCAGTGATACTGCAACCGCCAGTGCGGATGCCGCCACTCGGATGGCTGCTCCTGCTGCGCCAGTGGTGCTGGTGGTGGGCGGCATTCAGGGCGACGAACCTGGCGGATTTTCTGCCGCGACCCTGCTGACCACGCATTACACCATCCGCAAGGGCGTGTTGTGGGTGGTGCCGAACCTCAATTTTCCCAGTATTATCAAAAGGTCACGCGGGCTACACGGCGACATGAACCGCAAATTCGCCAAGCTCGACAACCGCGACCCTGAGTTCGACACCGTGCGCCGCATTCAGGAACTCATAAGCCACCCCCGCGTGGGGCTGGTGCTCAACCTGCACGATGGCAGCGGGTATTACCGCCCCACCTTTGAGGACAAGCTGCGCAACCCCAACCGCTGGGGGCAGTCAGTCATCATTGATCAGGAAGCGCTTGACGGCGTGTTCATGGGGTCACTGGGGAATGAAGCCCGGGAGGCCGCAGAATCGGCCAACAGCAAGCTGCTCTCCCCGCAACATGCCCTGCATGTGCATAATACCAGAACTGCCGAGGGCGATCACGAGATGGACAGAAGCCTCTCGTACTACGCCGTACGGCAGGGAAAGGCAGCCTTTGGGCTTGAAGCAAGCAAGGAATTTCCTGTTGAAGTGCGGGCATATTATCATCTGCTGATGGTGGAATCGTTTCTTGCGCAGGCTGGGGTGGAATTTACACGCGGCTTTGCGCTTACACCCGAGGGAGTGCGCGAAGCCCTGCTGGACAAGCTGGGCGTTACCTTTGCCGACAACAAGGTCTTTTTGCCGCTGGAAGATGTGCGCCCGGCCATCAATCTGCTGCCGCTTTCCAAGGATGCCCCCGCACAGGCGGTCACATCCAAGCCCATCATGGCAGTGCTGCCCTGCGCCAAGGGCGAGGAAGGCCAGTACTGCGTGCACTATGGCAACCGCATGATCACGCTTATCCGCCCCGACTGGCGCGAAATGGACCATAGCATCACGGGCATGCGGGTACTGGCGGACGGGCACGAAACCGAGGCCCCCTTCGGGCAGGTGCTGGAAGTATCCAAAAGCCTGCTCGTGCAGCCAGCGGAAGGCTACCGCGTCAACGCCATCGGTCATGACAGCGGTCGCAAGGACGAAAGCGGCGAGGTCATGACCCTCAAGGATTTTCAGTCCCGCTTTTCCGTTGACCGGCAGGGCAGGCTGTATCGCGTTGAAGTTTACAAAGACCAGCGCTTCAGCGGCATGTTTCTGGTACGTTTTGGTTCAGGCAGCAACCGCCTGACAAGCAAGGAAACTCCGTCCATTCCCAAGGACAGACTGCCCGACAAACCGGGGCAGGAATCAAATCTGGGGTTCTGA
- a CDS encoding heavy-metal-associated domain-containing protein, translating to MKTLKVNGMRCGHCKAAVEEAAAKISGVANPQVSLEDKELRFEESGPVDLQALKTAISNIGFDPE from the coding sequence ATGAAAACCCTGAAAGTCAATGGCATGCGTTGCGGCCACTGCAAGGCCGCTGTAGAAGAAGCTGCGGCAAAGATATCTGGCGTTGCCAATCCCCAGGTCAGCCTTGAAGACAAAGAGCTGCGCTTTGAAGAGAGCGGGCCGGTAGATTTACAGGCCTTGAAGACAGCCATCAGCAACATTGGTTTTGACCCGGAATAA
- a CDS encoding heavy metal translocating P-type ATPase produces the protein MSTTTDKACPLRFDISGMHCAACSSRIERVVGRMEGVEKISVNLAAASAEVWPGDGQESDLQQRIMERVAALGFSAAPAVDDDAARQFEEGKARAAADIRVRLRRLLPMVAFAAPLLVISMGHMLGMPLPQALDPHLSPRAFMLAQLVLTLPVVWLGRHFYVDGIKALLRKAPAMDSLVAVGTGAAFLFSLGNTLLGLAGSEPMIRAMNLYYESCAVLLTMIEFGQYLEAVAKRRAGDAMGALMSLTPETALRLNPDDAAAAPEETPLAQVRVGDHLLLRPGGRVPVDGTVLTGKSAVDLSLLTGESIPVPIGPGDKLAAGSVNGEGSLTFVADAVGGNTRLARIIRLVREAQGSKAPIARLADRVSYYFVPAVMLIALVAALAWLVFSSEPITTPLTIFVAVLVMACPCAMGLATPMSIMVGTGRGAQLGVLIKNGAALEQAGHISVLAVDKTGTLTTGKPVLTGVTLLDAPEGMDENTLLGMAASLEARSEHPLALALVGAARERNLASLPVDDVQVAPGMGISGRVKLDGVDYGLAVGNRTFMTERGLSVPEEAQQKLAQLAEAGQTPLLLALENNGSTSLAGILALADALRPESASVVAALRGMGVRVVMLTGDNERTAKAVAALAGVEEIAAGLLPADKAAYVRRMQDEGHVVGMVGDGINDAPALAAANVGMAVGTGVDVSAEAGDIVLMRDGMEAVLTALALSRATMRNIRQNLFWAFGYNVLGLPVAAGLLHAFGGPMLSPMLAGTAMALSSVSVVTNALRLRFFKITR, from the coding sequence ATGAGCACAACTACGGATAAAGCCTGCCCTTTGCGTTTTGACATCAGTGGCATGCACTGCGCCGCCTGCTCCTCGCGCATTGAACGGGTAGTGGGCCGCATGGAAGGTGTGGAAAAAATCAGCGTGAACCTTGCTGCCGCCAGTGCGGAAGTGTGGCCCGGCGATGGGCAGGAAAGCGACTTGCAGCAAAGGATAATGGAGCGCGTGGCCGCCCTTGGGTTCAGCGCGGCCCCCGCTGTGGACGATGATGCCGCCCGCCAGTTTGAAGAAGGCAAGGCCAGGGCTGCGGCAGACATTCGGGTCCGTTTGCGCCGTCTGCTGCCCATGGTTGCCTTTGCCGCGCCCCTGCTGGTTATCTCCATGGGGCACATGCTCGGCATGCCATTGCCGCAGGCGCTTGATCCGCACCTTTCGCCGCGCGCCTTCATGCTGGCGCAGCTTGTACTCACCTTGCCCGTGGTGTGGCTTGGCCGCCATTTCTATGTGGACGGCATCAAAGCCCTCCTGCGCAAGGCTCCCGCCATGGACAGCCTTGTGGCCGTGGGCACGGGCGCGGCCTTTTTGTTCAGCCTTGGCAACACCCTGCTTGGGCTTGCTGGCAGCGAACCCATGATCCGCGCCATGAACCTGTATTATGAATCCTGCGCGGTGCTGCTGACCATGATTGAATTCGGGCAGTATCTGGAGGCAGTTGCCAAGCGGCGCGCCGGTGATGCCATGGGCGCGCTCATGAGCCTGACGCCGGAAACGGCCCTACGGCTCAATCCTGACGATGCAGCCGCCGCACCGGAAGAGACCCCTCTGGCTCAGGTGCGCGTGGGTGATCATCTGCTGCTGCGTCCTGGCGGGCGCGTACCCGTTGACGGCACAGTGCTGACCGGCAAAAGCGCTGTTGATCTGTCGCTGCTTACGGGCGAATCCATCCCCGTGCCTATCGGGCCGGGGGACAAACTGGCGGCGGGCAGCGTAAACGGCGAAGGTTCGCTGACCTTTGTGGCTGACGCCGTGGGCGGCAATACCCGCCTTGCCCGCATCATACGACTGGTGCGCGAGGCTCAGGGCAGCAAGGCCCCCATCGCTCGCCTGGCCGACAGGGTAAGCTATTATTTTGTGCCTGCCGTCATGCTCATTGCCCTTGTGGCGGCCCTTGCATGGCTTGTGTTCAGCTCTGAACCCATTACAACGCCGCTGACGATTTTTGTGGCTGTGCTGGTCATGGCCTGCCCCTGCGCCATGGGTCTTGCCACGCCCATGTCCATCATGGTGGGCACGGGGCGGGGCGCGCAGCTTGGCGTGCTGATCAAGAACGGCGCTGCTCTGGAGCAGGCCGGGCATATCAGCGTGCTGGCCGTGGACAAAACAGGCACCCTCACCACGGGCAAACCCGTGCTGACCGGCGTGACCCTGCTGGATGCTCCGGAGGGTATGGACGAAAATACGCTGCTGGGCATGGCCGCCTCGCTGGAGGCGCGTTCCGAGCATCCGCTGGCACTGGCCCTTGTGGGCGCGGCCAGGGAGCGCAACCTCGCATCCCTGCCCGTGGATGATGTGCAGGTAGCACCCGGCATGGGTATTTCGGGCAGGGTGAAGCTGGATGGCGTGGACTACGGCCTTGCCGTGGGCAACAGAACGTTCATGACTGAGCGCGGGCTTTCCGTGCCGGAAGAGGCGCAGCAAAAGCTGGCCCAACTGGCAGAGGCCGGGCAGACGCCCCTGCTGCTGGCTCTTGAAAACAATGGCAGCACAAGCCTTGCGGGTATTCTGGCCCTTGCGGACGCCCTGCGCCCCGAATCCGCCTCTGTGGTAGCGGCCCTGCGCGGCATGGGCGTGCGCGTGGTCATGCTGACGGGCGATAACGAGCGCACGGCAAAAGCCGTGGCAGCGCTGGCAGGCGTGGAGGAAATCGCCGCCGGGCTGCTGCCCGCAGACAAGGCCGCCTATGTGCGGCGAATGCAGGATGAAGGCCACGTGGTGGGCATGGTGGGCGATGGCATCAACGATGCCCCGGCTCTGGCTGCCGCCAATGTGGGCATGGCAGTGGGCACGGGCGTGGACGTGAGCGCCGAGGCGGGAGATATCGTGCTCATGCGGGACGGCATGGAGGCCGTACTCACGGCTTTGGCGCTCTCGCGAGCGACCATGCGCAACATCCGCCAGAATCTTTTTTGGGCCTTTGGCTACAACGTGCTCGGCCTGCCTGTGGCGGCGGGGCTGCTGCACGCTTTTGGCGGCCCCATGCTGTCGCCCATGCTGGCGGGCACGGCCATGGCGCTTTCTTCCGTTTCCGTAGTCACAAACGCTCTGCGGCTGCGCTTCTTCAAGATCACGCGTTAG
- a CDS encoding tRNA (adenine-N1)-methyltransferase: MIPFGTLVVYVTPKGRRYVKRLVEGQDWHSNDGTLVSTEVAQADLGAVVYTNQNVPIQVMEATLYDRLKGLKRQTQIIYPKDIAYICLRLGAGPGRTIIEAGCGSGGLTTGLSWFCGPTGRVVSHEAREEFMKLARRNLEWAGVGENVELHNRDVAEGFAVTGADALFLDVRTPWEYLDHALAAVRPGASFGFLLPTVDQVSKLLLGLERGPFADVEVCEILIRRWKPVADRLRPEDRMTAHTGFLVFARQQNRSADFDSRKPMGTRERKQEAARQARLGLTDEAPEAPEGDLE; the protein is encoded by the coding sequence ATGATTCCCTTCGGTACGCTTGTCGTCTATGTAACCCCCAAGGGCCGCCGCTATGTCAAACGCCTCGTTGAAGGCCAGGACTGGCACAGCAATGATGGCACCCTTGTTTCCACCGAGGTGGCGCAGGCCGACCTTGGCGCTGTGGTCTACACCAACCAGAATGTGCCCATTCAGGTGATGGAAGCCACCCTGTATGACCGCCTCAAGGGCCTCAAGCGTCAGACGCAGATCATCTACCCCAAGGATATCGCCTATATCTGCCTGCGCCTCGGCGCCGGGCCTGGCCGCACCATCATTGAGGCGGGCTGCGGTTCCGGCGGTCTGACCACTGGCCTTTCGTGGTTCTGCGGCCCCACCGGGCGCGTGGTGAGCCACGAGGCCCGTGAGGAATTCATGAAGCTGGCGCGCCGCAACCTTGAGTGGGCTGGCGTAGGCGAAAATGTGGAACTGCACAACCGCGACGTGGCCGAAGGCTTTGCCGTGACCGGTGCGGACGCGCTTTTCCTTGACGTGCGCACCCCCTGGGAATACCTCGACCATGCCCTGGCCGCAGTGCGCCCCGGTGCGAGCTTCGGCTTTTTGCTGCCCACTGTTGATCAGGTGAGCAAGCTCCTGCTTGGCCTTGAGCGCGGCCCCTTTGCCGATGTGGAAGTGTGCGAGATTCTCATCCGCCGCTGGAAACCCGTGGCTGACCGCCTGCGCCCTGAAGACCGCATGACAGCCCACACGGGCTTTCTGGTCTTTGCCCGCCAGCAGAATCGCAGCGCGGATTTTGATTCGCGCAAACCCATGGGCACGCGTGAACGCAAGCAGGAAGCCGCCCGTCAGGCTCGCCTTGGCCTGACAGACGAAGCCCCTGAAGCTCCCGAAGGCGATTTGGAATGA
- the ade gene encoding adenine deaminase, producing the protein MKHRINMAAGSEPADILITNARVVDVFSGLVRQDSVAIGDGVFLGFGQREAREVVDAQGAYLLPGFIDAHIHLESSMVTPARFAEMALPHGTTSVVADPHELANVCGTAALRFLLASAQTLPLSIFLALPSCVPATPFEDSGAVLQAKDLAPFMDDPHVASLGEMMNYPGVLSGDPEVLEKLALSRSRHKPVDGHAPALLGRELDAYLCTGIANTHECTTAEEFHQNLMRGCRIFLRDGSAARNLPALAPLVTPGNCHRCAFCCDDRHASELLTAGHMDEVLRKAVALGMDPVTAVRLCTLNAAEAEGLPGKGAIAPGYDADCVLVDDLASFNVRMTFAGGRQISAEGRMLALLADPPLNDLTNTVRLAPLPDDVFALPLPSGRARVIRLHPGSLVTDAEEHDVACTNGLFDAHQNDGLCKLAVVERHKATGKVGVGILAGYSLCNAAVATSVSHDSHNIVVCGDNDADMLAAVLRVAAMGGGIAVASEGRILEELPLPVAGLMTHEAPETVVRALDAIHALLHAHGVPANVAPLMALSFMALPVIPSLKLTARGLFSVADWRFVSVDATARH; encoded by the coding sequence ATGAAACACCGCATCAACATGGCCGCCGGAAGCGAACCGGCGGATATACTCATCACAAACGCCAGAGTTGTTGATGTTTTTTCCGGTCTGGTTCGGCAGGATTCCGTGGCTATCGGCGATGGCGTTTTTCTGGGTTTCGGCCAGCGCGAGGCCCGCGAAGTGGTGGACGCACAAGGGGCCTATCTGCTGCCCGGCTTCATTGATGCCCACATCCATCTGGAATCCAGCATGGTCACTCCGGCGCGCTTTGCCGAGATGGCCCTGCCCCACGGCACCACATCCGTTGTGGCAGACCCGCACGAGCTGGCTAACGTATGCGGCACTGCTGCCTTGCGATTCTTGCTTGCCAGCGCCCAAACCCTGCCCTTGAGCATATTTCTGGCCCTGCCCTCATGCGTTCCGGCCACGCCCTTTGAAGACAGCGGCGCGGTGCTGCAAGCCAAAGATCTGGCTCCCTTCATGGACGACCCGCACGTGGCCTCGCTGGGCGAAATGATGAACTACCCCGGCGTACTCAGCGGCGATCCTGAAGTGCTGGAAAAGCTTGCCCTGAGCCGTTCGCGGCACAAGCCCGTTGACGGTCACGCCCCGGCCCTGCTGGGCAGGGAACTTGACGCCTACCTGTGCACGGGCATTGCCAATACGCACGAGTGCACCACGGCTGAAGAATTTCACCAGAACCTCATGCGCGGCTGCCGCATCTTTTTGCGTGACGGCTCCGCAGCGCGCAACCTGCCCGCGCTGGCCCCCCTGGTCACGCCCGGCAACTGCCACCGCTGCGCCTTCTGCTGCGATGACCGCCACGCCTCCGAGCTGCTGACGGCGGGCCATATGGATGAAGTGCTGCGCAAGGCCGTCGCCCTGGGCATGGATCCAGTCACCGCGGTACGTCTGTGCACCCTCAACGCCGCCGAGGCCGAGGGACTGCCAGGCAAGGGGGCCATTGCCCCCGGCTATGACGCCGACTGCGTGCTGGTTGATGATCTGGCGTCCTTCAACGTGCGGATGACCTTTGCGGGCGGGAGGCAGATCTCGGCGGAGGGCCGCATGCTCGCCCTGCTGGCGGATCCGCCACTGAACGACCTGACCAATACGGTGCGGCTTGCGCCCCTGCCGGATGATGTGTTTGCACTGCCCCTGCCATCGGGCCGTGCGCGGGTTATCCGCCTGCACCCCGGTTCGCTGGTGACGGATGCCGAAGAGCACGACGTCGCCTGCACCAATGGACTTTTTGACGCCCACCAGAACGATGGTCTGTGCAAACTGGCTGTTGTGGAACGCCACAAGGCCACCGGCAAGGTGGGCGTGGGCATTCTGGCCGGATACAGCCTGTGCAACGCGGCTGTGGCAACCTCTGTCAGCCACGACTCGCACAATATTGTGGTCTGCGGCGATAACGATGCAGACATGCTGGCCGCTGTGCTCCGCGTGGCTGCCATGGGCGGCGGCATAGCCGTTGCGAGTGAGGGCCGGATTCTGGAGGAACTGCCTCTGCCCGTGGCCGGGCTGATGACCCATGAAGCCCCGGAAACCGTGGTGCGCGCTCTGGATGCCATCCACGCTCTGCTGCACGCGCACGGCGTTCCGGCCAATGTGGCTCCGCTCATGGCCCTGAGTTTCATGGCCCTGCCCGTGATTCCCTCGCTCAAGCTGACCGCGCGCGGTCTTTTTTCCGTTGCCGACTGGCGCTTTGTTTCGGTAGACGCGACAGCGCGGCACTGA
- a CDS encoding penicillin-binding protein 1A, giving the protein MKIRLSLKKCALWFMGIVVVCGLLGSGAVVMLFYWASRDLPDLNRIAEYKQPQATVILARDGSTLGTLYHEKRFVIGLKDMSRYLPMAFLAAEDDAFYRHMGIDPVAIARAAINNFRKGRQGEGGSTITQQLIKQLLLTSERSYTRKMKEAILAYQLERNFTKDQILTIYLNQIYLGEHAFGVESAARTYFGKHAADITLAESAVIAGLPKAPSSYNPFRRPEEAKNRQMYVLGRLRDLKWITQAEYDQAVAEPLVYWSMPEGMGGAAQWYLEEARRLLVEFFTESNLRALGVETTKYGADYVYEAGLTVQTAMDPAHQTAAGAALRRGLEDLDKRQGWRGPVEQLDPAKQKEFLAKNQFSPLDLAGGDWVKALVTAVDTKEVKVAMGQGYTGIVPVSAMSWARKPNPKVAAANAPAIKDPRQVVAVGDVIWVSAEEITVTETNAKGRKEQKTIPFDPSAVKKNTPIHLRLQQDPLVQGAIASVEPQSGDVVALIGGYQFGDSHFNRATQARRQPGSSFKPVVYSTAMDFGFTPASTVLDAPFVYVNPYTNEVWRPSNYEHNYKGELPLHTALALSRNTCTVRVAQQVGIANVVQRAKALGLEPHFPQELAISLGAVAVSPLNLTQAYAAFANQGLGVRPRIITSISDPQGRVLYRQEVEHWQAVSPQNAYIMDTLLKEVVNSGTGGRARIDGRIIAGKTGTTNDERDAWFMGFSPYLVTGVYVGYDQVQSLGRLEQGGRTAAPIFRYYRSEVEDRYPKDDFVMPEGIVMADGLAFKADQPMQGASATAPTTADGTAVDTSEGGEDLMRQMF; this is encoded by the coding sequence ATGAAAATTCGTCTGTCCCTGAAAAAATGCGCCCTCTGGTTTATGGGCATCGTTGTAGTCTGCGGCCTTCTGGGCAGCGGCGCGGTGGTCATGCTTTTTTACTGGGCCTCGCGCGACCTGCCCGACCTGAACCGTATCGCCGAATACAAGCAGCCGCAGGCTACTGTCATTCTGGCGCGCGACGGCTCAACCCTTGGCACCCTCTATCACGAAAAACGCTTTGTCATTGGCCTCAAGGACATGTCGCGCTATCTGCCCATGGCCTTTCTGGCTGCGGAAGACGACGCGTTCTACAGGCACATGGGCATTGACCCCGTGGCCATCGCGCGCGCCGCCATCAACAACTTCCGCAAGGGACGCCAGGGCGAGGGCGGCAGCACCATTACCCAACAGCTCATCAAGCAATTGCTGCTCACATCCGAGCGCAGCTATACCCGCAAGATGAAAGAGGCCATTCTGGCCTATCAGCTTGAAAGAAACTTCACCAAGGATCAGATCCTTACCATATATCTGAACCAGATATATCTGGGTGAACACGCCTTTGGCGTGGAATCGGCAGCCCGCACCTATTTTGGCAAGCACGCCGCTGATATCACCCTGGCCGAAAGCGCCGTCATTGCGGGCCTGCCAAAGGCCCCCAGTTCTTACAATCCCTTCCGCAGGCCGGAGGAAGCCAAGAACCGGCAGATGTACGTGCTTGGCCGCCTGCGCGACCTCAAGTGGATCACCCAGGCCGAGTATGATCAGGCCGTGGCCGAACCGCTTGTCTACTGGAGCATGCCCGAAGGCATGGGCGGTGCGGCGCAGTGGTATCTTGAAGAAGCCCGCCGACTGCTGGTGGAATTTTTTACGGAATCCAACCTCCGCGCTCTGGGCGTGGAAACTACCAAGTACGGCGCGGATTACGTGTATGAAGCAGGCCTGACCGTGCAAACCGCCATGGACCCTGCACACCAGACTGCGGCTGGCGCAGCCCTGCGCCGCGGGCTGGAAGACCTGGACAAGCGCCAGGGCTGGCGCGGCCCTGTGGAACAGCTTGACCCTGCAAAGCAGAAGGAATTTCTGGCGAAAAACCAGTTTTCTCCTCTTGATCTGGCAGGCGGCGACTGGGTGAAAGCCCTTGTGACCGCCGTGGACACCAAGGAAGTCAAAGTGGCGATGGGCCAGGGCTATACGGGCATTGTGCCTGTTTCTGCCATGTCCTGGGCGCGCAAACCCAACCCCAAGGTTGCGGCTGCCAACGCGCCAGCCATCAAAGACCCTCGCCAGGTGGTGGCGGTTGGCGATGTGATCTGGGTTTCCGCCGAAGAAATCACGGTTACAGAAACCAACGCCAAGGGCCGCAAAGAACAGAAAACCATTCCTTTTGATCCCTCTGCGGTCAAAAAGAATACTCCCATCCATCTGCGCTTGCAGCAGGATCCGCTGGTGCAGGGGGCCATTGCCTCCGTGGAACCGCAGAGCGGCGATGTTGTGGCCCTTATCGGCGGCTACCAGTTTGGCGACAGCCACTTTAACCGCGCAACGCAGGCCCGCCGTCAGCCCGGCTCCAGCTTCAAGCCAGTGGTCTATTCCACGGCCATGGACTTTGGCTTTACGCCCGCCTCCACGGTGCTGGACGCGCCCTTTGTGTATGTGAACCCCTACACCAATGAAGTGTGGCGGCCCTCAAACTACGAACACAACTACAAGGGAGAACTGCCCCTGCACACGGCTCTGGCCCTTTCGCGCAATACCTGCACCGTGCGCGTGGCGCAGCAGGTGGGTATAGCCAATGTGGTGCAGCGCGCCAAGGCTCTGGGGCTTGAACCGCACTTTCCGCAGGAGCTGGCTATCAGCCTCGGCGCTGTGGCCGTGTCTCCGCTTAATCTTACGCAGGCCTACGCTGCCTTTGCCAATCAGGGGCTTGGGGTGCGCCCGCGCATCATCACCTCCATCAGCGACCCGCAGGGCCGGGTGCTCTACAGGCAGGAAGTGGAGCACTGGCAGGCTGTCAGCCCCCAGAACGCCTATATTATGGACACCCTGCTCAAGGAAGTTGTCAATTCCGGCACTGGCGGGCGGGCCAGGATTGATGGGCGCATCATAGCGGGTAAAACCGGCACCACCAATGATGAACGCGACGCGTGGTTCATGGGCTTTTCGCCCTACCTCGTGACCGGCGTCTACGTGGGCTACGATCAGGTGCAGAGCCTTGGCCGCCTTGAACAGGGTGGGCGTACTGCCGCCCCCATCTTCCGCTACTACCGCAGTGAAGTGGAAGACCGCTACCCCAAGGACGACTTTGTGATGCCCGAGGGCATTGTGATGGCCGATGGCCTGGCCTTCAAGGCCGACCAGCCCATGCAGGGCGCATCAGCCACCGCCCCAACCACAGCCGATGGAACGGCAGTGGATACCTCGGAAGGCGGCGAAGACCTGATGCGCCAGATGTTCTAA
- a CDS encoding TusE/DsrC/DsvC family sulfur relay protein, translating to MAEITYKGKSFEVDEDGFLLRFDDWCPEWMDYVKESEGISEINADHQKILDFLQDYYKKNGIAPMVRILSKNTGYKLKEVYELFPSGPGKGACKMAGLPKPTGCV from the coding sequence ATGGCTGAGATCACCTATAAAGGTAAAAGCTTTGAAGTTGACGAAGACGGTTTCCTTCTGCGTTTTGACGACTGGTGCCCCGAATGGATGGACTATGTGAAGGAATCCGAAGGCATCTCTGAGATCAACGCTGATCACCAGAAGATCCTTGACTTCCTGCAGGACTACTACAAGAAGAACGGCATTGCCCCCATGGTCCGTATTCTTTCCAAGAACACCGGCTACAAGCTGAAGGAAGTGTACGAACTCTTCCCCTCCGGCCCCGGCAAAGGCGCCTGCAAGATGGCCGGCCTGCCCAAGCCCACTGGCTGCGTGTAG